aataaaagaaaaaaccacatatgatctcataaaaaattataagtatctcttatatttctctttatttcttgTATCTATAAATAAGAATCGATATTATATCTTGaacataataaaatttcttcagaACCGAACTAGAAAGCGTGCGAAACGGATAGCAATACCTACCTTTATTTGCTGACTATACTGGTCAATTAAAACCTTGGCATATTGATCAGGGGTGTATAATCGGCTTGTTGTATAATTGCTAGGCATGAAGTAGTTGTTTAAGTAGTCATTACTGCCCAAGCTGACATAATATAAGCACTTATTAAGGTAATTTTCTGCTGCCTGCTTAGTCCCTAGTAATTGAATCAAGCGACTCAATGTAGCAGCATGATTCAGCAATTGCTCATTTAGGCTGATTCTATCACCCTGGAACATGTCAACAGaaataggaaaacaaaaaaaacagatagAAGTTAAATCATAGGACGTTGTAAAAATACTCACAGGCAAAAAATTACTACAACGTAAATTATTTGGTACCAGTTGCCTTCCACTCTCATCACGAATCCCTGCAGCCCCAGATGCATAGTTAACACCAACCAATATGTCTCTGCCTCTAGCAGTTACAAATGGTGGAATAAATTGGTTAAAGCCCAGAAGTTCACCTGCAAATGCCCAAATGTAATGTCTATTCACCATCTGAACCGTATCCGTATGTGCAAATAAATTGTTCTGCTATGATCACGGTTAAGGGGATTTTGACATGTAAATTCTATGGTGAAAGAGATAGAcacaagaaaagagagagaaaaaaaaactaagaaataattttttaagaagaagaaagacattattatcattttgaacatctatatgattttttctcctctctcatgTACTGTAATTATTACTGTAGAGTTTTTGTATGCAGGTTGTTCTATCAATTCACAACTTTTGACTAAATACCTGAACTatacaatatataatatatgatgAAACTTTATGTGGAAATAATTTCATATCcatgttattttgatattaattacgCTATACTACGTGATAAACAAGACGTAAACTGATATAATTTGGTATATATGAGACAAATTATTTTGCATTTCGAAACTAATGTGAAAGTGATAACGTGCAAGGAGATGAGAAGGGAGCACCAATGATATCCACTACGGTTCGGCCATTCGTAAACCTTCCGGTGGTTCCATTAGGGAAGTCAATTCCATATGGGCGGTAATTGGCCTTAGCAGCTGTGACaaggttgttgttgttgccacTATCCGCCAACGAGTctccaaatatgaaaaaacaaggcACCTGTGGAGCGGCATGAGCACAATTTTGCAAATTCGACACCAGCATCAATAGGAAAAGTAGGAAGCACCATACTTTGATCTTGTCTGCCATTTCTAATCAATTTGCAGGAAATCAAGGTGGGAGCTGTTGAGAAGTtattgaagcaatggagtatgAAAACTGCGAGGAGACAAAGGAATCAATGGTAACACAGCCTGATGAAAACGTTGGGATTATATAGGGTAGGAAGAGGAGTGCAATGCTACAGACATGGTAGcagtaaattatttatattattattattattatagttcactttgaatatttacttttaggttatttatattattattattattatttatatgttttgaatatttgaatatttacttttgctcatattaaaaaggaaaaaaatagctttcttaattatcttttctttatttggctatgaaaaatgattaaaactacttttatgagattttgaaatcaattattacttttaaataaaatttcagacaTTGAGTCTCTCTACATCGATCTTTACTATTCTTATTATTTCTAGAAATTATCAAACTCTAGTTTAGCATTTATTCAAAATAGACATGTTTACTCCCCAAGGTATAGTCATGAGCAgtaaatttatgttatttccagaaaaaatggaaaaaaaacgataaaaaaactttttcactttatttttttaatttaatatttcgaATATTCGCAGTCAACTCTTACATGTCCACAATGTCATCTTGATTACGTGTACACAATTTTTGAAACCATAAATATCTTTGATTCTTTCCAAATATGGAGTGGTTGACTATAGGTGGCTTTCATTAATGCACAGAATGCTACTTTTCTCTTTAAGAATTACTtttctgaaaaagaaaaaaaaaaacgtatatCCCAAGCAAGGGAGATTAATGCTCACATTAATTAAGATAAAGAATGATCACTTTATCCCAAGCACAATATTACTTGAAACGTTGCCGTTCCTAGCTAGCTCACTTTCTTGGCCTCTTCGTCAGCATTTCATGAGGTGGTTGGGCATTAACGGTGCGTATTGGAGTCTTTGATCAGTTATATATTTTGCTAGTAAATGGTAAATTCCATGCACGAGCATTTGATTTTGAGGATATTATACTAATttacaatataatatttaagtttatttttcattgtttatctTTTTAGCTGACAGCTATGCATAAATACAAATTTCTCAGAAATAATGTgttgaaatctaatttttaaagttgaaactatattttatttcaatcataatgaataaatttcttagaaataataaatgaattacAGTTGAGGctgtattttatttcaattataatttttaaagcgtttaattaattaataattaaatactataattttatatgaatccCACTAAAATTCTCttagaattttaattaacaaaaaaactataatatagttatatttttaaaaaacttatattttcaaaccataattataaaaacaacaaacacaCATGAAATTTGCAACTATTACTCTTGAGGCTACACCAAGGCAGGTGTAGTGTGGGATCACAactcatttaatatattttttcataaatacttggcattaatttagaatttaatttccCGGCGACCCACACCTTGTGCACGGACCATGCTTAATATCTCTATAGACATTGAccgaaagaaataaattatgtaacTGAATGCTGAAATATATTAATCCCTCGATAACATCATCAAATTAATGAGATTTTCAAGCAATCTTTTAacgagataataataataataataataataataataataattgaaatgattatgatgattaataaatatataaaagaataaaattcacAAGCTATTCACAAgtgtaaaaaatatactaatttacaatataatatttaagtttatttttcattgtttatctTTTTAGCTGACAACTATGCATAAATACAAATTTCTCAGAAATAATGTgttgaaatctaatttttaaagttgaaactatattttatttcaatcataatgaataaatttcttagaaataatatatgaattaCAGTTGAGGctgtattttatttcaattataatttttaaagcgtttaattaattaataattaaatactataattttatatgaatccCACTAAAATTCTCttagaattttaattaacaaaaaaactataatatagttatattttaaaaaaacttatattttcaaaccataattataaaaacaacaaacacaCATGAAATTTGCAACTATTACTCTTGAGGCTACACCAAGGCAGGTGTAGCGTGGGATCACAactcatttaatatattttttcatatgtaCTTGGCATTAATTTAGAATTCAATTTCCCGGCGACCCACACCTTGTGCACGGACCATGCTTAATATCTCTATAGACATTGACCgaaagaaataaattcaatttcccGGTGTAACTGAATGCTGAAATTAATCCCCCGAtaacatcatcaaaataatgGGATTTGCAAGCAATCTTTGAACgagatcataataataataataataataataataataataataattgtaactatatatatatatatatatatatatatatatatatatatgaaatggaGGCTACATCTCAATAGGTGATTGTTTTCGGTTAGTGATCAATATTGGTGGCTGATTTGGTGACCTCTACACATATTTCAGAGTCTTTAATTTCATATCGGTCATAATTCAAAAGGCTGATGTCGCTCTTTTGTCTTAAATTGGAAAGACCAGACAACTAACCCTTAAAAATCAGAAGAATGACCTAAATTCTGGTGCCGGAGTGGTGCTTcactttctttataatttttgttttgtttttatttttaattttatccacgtatttttttaaatttttttaatctaattttattgagatatagttttaaattatatacaaagacaaaattaaaaaaatcataatataaaataaaaaaatatacatgaacGATcataattcttataatttttattttcatctaaaagttcattttacttaattttaagtttattaatttaagatataagggaaaaaaaccaaaaaataataaaagaaaataaaagttcagGTTGGCCAAATTATGGCCATGAAAAGAGTCTTTCTTGATATGAATATATTTCATTTGATAAGAAGAGTTTTATTAAGATGTTttcttcccttttattttttatgaaaaaataaatcaaggttGATAGGTGATTTTTACTCcaatttgattttgtgttttaaacttattttgGGATGTTTTGAGTCgagaaattgatttattaacataatatgaatgtttattaaatatttttatttaaaaatattttaaaaataaaattttaagttcattttacttaattttaagtttattgaTTTAAGATATAAGGGAGAAAAaccagaaaataataaaagaaaataaaagttcagGTTGGCTAAATTATGGCCATGAAAAGAGTCTttcttgatattaatatatttcatttgataagagaagttttattaacatgttttctttctttttattttttatgaaaaaataaatcaaggttGATAAGTGATTTTtactctaatttaattttgtgttttaaacttCTTTTGAGATGTTTTGAGTTGAGAGATTGATTTATTAACATAATATGaatgtttattaaatatttttatttaaaaatatttaaaaaataaaattttgataaaaaaacagataaataatatttcactTGTTATAGTAGATGAGGCATCATTTCCCGTGATAAATGACAtcacatttgattttatttttatttttaaaaaaatggaaaaccaataaacaaaaatgaaaaggataggCATATGACCTATCCCTTGCAGCCCCTGCGTggcctttttcttctttgaatcAAGCACGCTAGGCGACATAGTATCAATCGCGTGGCCTCTGTTTATTCAATccattatacttttttttttcttcttttaattaaattttatttgataaaatatattaaaaatatcattttattaaatattagtcagcttatatttagttttttttatgaaatcatagcatttttttgataaaattatcaaatactcTATACATAAATATCATGAAAATATCTTTAtcataaataactttaa
This genomic interval from Populus nigra chromosome 11, ddPopNigr1.1, whole genome shotgun sequence contains the following:
- the LOC133706188 gene encoding GDSL esterase/lipase At1g29670-like, whose amino-acid sequence is MADKIKVWCFLLFLLMLVSNLQNCAHAAPQVPCFFIFGDSLADSGNNNNLVTAAKANYRPYGIDFPNGTTGRFTNGRTVVDIIGELLGFNQFIPPFVTARGRDILVGVNYASGAAGIRDESGRQLGDRISLNEQLLNHAATLSRLIQLLGTKQAAENYLNKCLYYVSLGSNDYLNNYFMPSNYTTSRLYTPDQYAKVLIDQYSQQIKLLYHLGARKIALPGLGAIGSIPYSFSTLCHNNVSCVTNINNAVLPFNAGLVSLVDQLNRELNDARFIYLNSTGMSSGDPSVLGFRVVNVGCCPARTDGQCIQDSTPCQNRTEYVFWDAIHPTEALNQFTARRSYNAFLPSDAYPTDISHLIS